The Henckelia pumila isolate YLH828 chromosome 2, ASM3356847v2, whole genome shotgun sequence genome includes a window with the following:
- the LOC140879499 gene encoding transcriptional corepressor SEUSS-like: MVPQGSPSPLGGAQQVQPSLLRSSSGYLGGQGGGMPSQNAFPSLVSPRNQFNGMNMLGNVSNVSALLHQPFGNGIPTSGLSGPGSSQRGIMESGAESDPLSSVGDGMGFNPPSSSFVSSSITTNQNSSGVQGQQQFPNSSGSQMLTDQQQPQQLESQNFQQNQRQLQQFSVPSNPQQQTQMQQQQFQTMRAPGIGPVKLEPQVTNDQAPQQLQPLQNLGTVKLEPQQLQNIRSLAPVKMEPQQLDPSLFLQQQQLLLSRQSSQAAAAAQMLQQHRLMQLQHQQQQQLLKAMPQQRSPLQTQFQPQNLALRSPIKSVYEPGMCARRLTHYMYQQQHRPEDNNIEFWRKFVTEYFAPNAKKKWCVSMYGSGRQTTGVFPQDVWHCEICSRKPGRGFEATAEVLPRLFKIKYESGTLEELLYVDMPREYQNSSGQIVLDYAKAIQESVFEQLRVVRDGQLRIVFSSDLKICSWEFCARRHEELIPRRLLIPQVSQLGAAAQKYQAAAQNTSSNGSVSDLQNNCNMLVASARQMAKALEVPLVNDLGYTKRYVRCLQISEVVNSMKDLIDYSRETGTGPMDSLAKFPRRTNPSPGFQGQPQQREGQPQQQQQRATAASNGIPSVSNPLNSGPTTSSANTIVGLLHQNSMNSRQQNPIPSANNLYGGNSIQMPSPGTTSNIPLPQLTPSFQSSTPSSSNNPQQTSQASLSGTHVNSMNSSNIPTQQPAVSSNVDANESQSSVQKIINDMRMSSQFGGGCMMGMGTMGSDVKNVNGLLNTNNAGLNGGNFLVGNGVANCNPNVGGLGFGNISNGLGQSAMANGIRAALGNNSLSMNGRVGMGMTRQQSMNQHHQQDLGNQLLGGLGTANGFNNLQFD, from the exons atggtgCCTCAAGGTTCTCCGTCTCCACTTGGTGGGGCCCAGCAAGTTCAGCCTTCGTTACTGAGATCGAGTTCTGGGTATTTGGGTGGTCAAGGGGGTGGAATGCCTTCACAGAACGCGTTTCCATCTTTGGTGTCACCCCGCAATCAGTTCAATGGCATGAACATGCTGGGGAATGTTTCCAATGTTTCAGCTTTGCTCCACCAGCCATTTGGAAACGGGATTCCAACTTCAGGGCTTTCGGGTCCTGGGAGCTCCCAGCGGGGAATTATGGAAAGTGGGGCGGAATCAGATCCGCTCTCTAGTGTTGGAGATGGGATGGGTTTTAATCCACCTTCCTCATCTTTTGTATCTTCGTCTATCACAACCAACCAAAACTCATCCGGTGTTCAAGGGCAACAGCAATTTCCCAACTCTTCTGGCAGTCAGATGTTGACAGACCAGCAACAACCTCAACAACTTGAATCGCAGAATTTCCAACAGAATCAACGGCAGTTGCAGCAGTTCTCTGTCCCCAGCAACCCTCAACAGCAGACACAAATGCAGCAACAGCAATTTCAAACGATGCGAGCTCCAGGTATTGGACCTGTTAAGCTAGAACCGCAGGTGACTAACGACCAAGCACCGCAGCAGCTTCAACCTCTGCAGAATCTTGGTACGGTAAAATTGGAGCCACAACAACTGCAAAATATAAGAAGCTTGGCTCCAGTCAAAATGGAACCCCAGCAGTTAGACCCATCTTTGTTTTTACAGCAGCAGCAGCTCCTTCTGTCAAGGCAGTCCTCTCAGGCTGCAGCAGCGGCTCAGATGTTGCAACAACACAGACTTATGCAACTTCAACATCAGCAACAACAGCAACTCTTGAAGGCTATGCCTCAACAAAGATCACCACTTCAAACGCAGTTTCAACCTCAGAATTTAGCTCTTAGGTCTCCTATTAAATCCGTTTATGAGCCAGGAATGTGTGCCCGAAGGCTGACACATTATATGTATCAGCAACAACACAGACCTGAA gACAACAATATAGAATTTTGGAGGAAATTTGTCACTGAATATTTTGCGCCGAATGCCAAGAAAAAATGGTGTGTTTCGATGTATGGAAGTGGGCGCCAGACAACTGGAGTTTTCCCTCAG GATGTTTGGCACTGTGAAATCTGCAGCCGCAAGCCTGGGCGTGGATTTG AGGCAACTGCAGAAGTTTTGCCCAGGctgttcaaaataaaatatgaaagtgGTACTTTAGAAGAACTACTCTATGTTGATATGCCTCGAGAATATCAGAACTCATCTGGGCAAATTGTTCTGGACTATGCAAAAGCAATACAAGAGAGTGTGTTTGAGCAACTCCGTGTTGTTCGTGATGGCCAGCTTCGAATAGTGTTCTCCTCTGACCTCAAG ATATGCTCCTGGGAATTCTGTGCTCGGCGCCATGAAGAGCTAATTCCTAGAAGATTGCTGATTCCTCAG GTTAGCCAACTTGGTGCTGCTGCTCAAAAATACCAGGCTGCTGCCCAGAATACATCATCAAATGGCTCTGTTTCTGATCTTCAAAATAACTGCAACAT GCTTGTTGCTTCAGCTCGTCAGATGGCGAAGGCCTTGGAAGTTCCACTGGTAAATGATTTGGGATATACGAAAAGATATGTTCGATGCTTACAG ATATCAGAAGTAGTTAATAGTATGAAAGATCTGATTGACTATAGTCGTGAAACTGGCACTGGTCCTATGG ATAGTTTGGCTAAGTTTCCTCGGAGGACAAATCCTTCGCCTGGGTTTCAAGGTCAGCCTCAACAACGAGAGGGTCAGCCACAGCAGCAGCAACAGAGAGCAACTGCTGCAAGCAATGGCATACCAAGTGTTAGTAACCCCCTGAATTCCGGGCCAACAACTTCCTCTGCTAATACCATTGTTGGGCTTCTTCATCAAAACTCAATGAACTCTAGACAACAAAACCCCATACCTAGTGCGAATAACCTCTATGGAGGCAACAGTATCCAGATGCCATCTCCGGGTACTACAAGCAACATTCCGCTGCCGCAACTCACTCCGTCTTTCCAATCCTCGACACCATCCTCGTCAAACAATCCTCAACAAACTTCACAAGCTAGTCTATCAGGCACTCATGTGAACTCGATGAATTCATCAAATATTCCAACGCAGCAACCTGCTGTTTCTAGTAATGTAGATGCTAATGAGTCGCAAAGCTCAGTCCAGAAAATTATCAATGACATGAGGATGTCCTCTCAGTTTGGTGGGGGTTGTATGATGGGCATGGGGACGATGGGTAGTGATGTGAAAAATGTTAATGGACTGTTGAATACCAACAATGCTGGTCTCAATGGCGGCAACTTTTTGGTAGGAAATGGAGTGGCCAACTGTAACCCAAATGTAGGTGGTCTAGGATTTGGAAACATCAGCAACGGACTTGGCCAATCTGCCATGGCCAATGGGATTCGAGCAGCACTGGGAAACAATTCTTTGTCTATGAACGGAAGAGTAGGCATGGGGATGACACGTCAACAGAGCATGAATCAGCATCATCAACAAGATTTGGGTAACCAACTGCTTGGCGGTCTTGGGACCGCTAATGGTTTTAATAACCTTCAATTTGATTAG